In the Desulfobulbaceae bacterium genome, GCTGAGGAAAAACACCCGCTAGGGAGGAAATGTTGCTACTTAACTGTTTTTAGCTCAAGCCGAATATTTACCTATACCTAACAAATCATCAATCAGGACTATAAGCTCTCTGATTTTGGGTTTATTTGTGAATACATCCGCTCCGGCCTCTTTGCACTTTGCAGCCATTTGTTCATCGATAAGCGAGCTGAAGAGTGCTACCGGAATTTCTGAGAGACCTAACTCTTTCTTTATATGTCTGCAGAGTGTAAGCCCGTCCATCTTGGGCATTTCAATGNNNNNNNNGCTCTCAATCCCTTCATCGTTACAGTCGCAATTTACAGTATGTTTACAAAATAAGGAGGTTCCAAATCGCTTGCACGCGTTTTACGAAAAATGGTTGCGCTTTTACCTTGATTTCTGCCGGAAGTATCAGTCTGGACGGTCTTTTACATGTATAGTAAATTATCTCATCATGTAGGATCAGCAGTAGCATCCAAGTCCACCAGTGCCTCAAGCCAGTTCCACAATCTGCTCCAGCAAAAAGCAATTACCATAGCGATAACGGTATCCTTCAAAAGGACAGCATCACTGATGCATTTCCATGTCCTTGTGATTTTCTTTCTGATAGGCTTGGGATGCTAGGCTTATAGCGTTGGTTTTAATTGATGTTACCGGCGTGAGAGGTCTCAAGAGAGCGTATCCCACCTGCTTTTAGGGGCTTTGAAGGGCGTTTAAAGTCGTTTATGGGATCAAAAAGCCGTCAAAAAAGCCGTCAACCATCTTGTTTGGGTATTACCCATTCCTCCCCTACTCTTTCTCTAATTTGGAGGATGATTTTCATCCTTACTTCACGCTTCGTGAAAAAATCTATCAGTTTCAAAAAGATAATGTGCAAAAATCTCCGACTATTGATCACCTAAACACAAATATCTTACTCATAATTTTATTGGGTATGGTAGTAATCCAGTAATAAAATGATGGTGTAATTACATGCGCTTCTTTCCTGGAACATGCAAAAACAACCGACACACAGAAGATAACCAATAAGGCTTTGGAGCAAGCTTTGATAACCATCTCTCTTAGAATGACTCACACATTTCTTTAGCCTTCAACCTGTTTACAATAAATGGAAGAGCGCTTGCGGAAAGGCAGAAATTGGTGTAAAAGTTTTCCACGATTTTCGAAGAACAGCAGTCCGGAATATGGTTCGCTCTGGCATTCCGGAAAGAGTAGCAATGTTGATTTCTGGACACAAGACACGAATGGTTTTTGACCGATACAACATTGTTAATGATCAGGATCTCAAACTCGCTGCACAAAAGCAAAATCAGTACTTTCAAAAACTCCACGGGCACAGTTTGGGCACAATTCTCCAAATTTCCCCAAAATGAGACGCACCAGAAGCACAGTAACTATTTGATTTAATTATATTTGCCCTCGTAGCTCAGGGGATAGAGCACAGGATTCCTAATCCTGGAGTCGCGCGTTCGATTCGCGCCGAGGGCACCACAAAATCAGCGCACATATAGCCTTTGCTTTTCCCCCGTTAATCAGTTCACTGATTTAAGCCGGCCCACTTCTTTTATTCACCTTCAGCCTTTTTTGTGATACCCTTCATGGAATCACATTTTTATGATTAGCAATAATCCAATCTTATTTTTGGGCCAAGGTAGGCATCTTTCTGCTTGAGCTTAATTTTCAAATGCTCCTTTAGACGAAAACGCTTAAGCCTTCTGCATCTGCCTGCCCGGGGTGGCATATCATGCCGGATGTCAATACCAAAAAAAATTACTGGCCAATTTATGTTGTTCTGACCCTAATAATAGGCGGCATCATACTTTGTACTTCCCTTATAGACATCTGCCCCTTGCTTGAAGTAGTCCTGCCGTCACTTAAAATCAACAAATCAACGATTGTCACTTTCATTCGTTCCCTGGGCGGCTGGGGACCAGTGGGCTCAATCGGGCTCATGATCATGCATTCTTTTGTCCCTTTCCCATCAGAGCTACTAACCATTGCCAACGGCATGATTTTCGGCCCGCTATGGGGTGTGATTATCACCTGGATTGGGTCCATGCTTGCAGCATACGCAAGTTTTGGTCTGACCAGATTATATGGCCGCCCATTTGTGGCCAAAAGAATAAAGCCATCCCAACTCGAAAAACTTGACACCTTGGTTTCCAATCAGGGCGCAGTATCTCTGCTGATTGGTCGACTTATTCCTCTCATCTCCTTTAATCTGATTAATTATGGCGCAGGATTGACAAAAATATCCTGGTGGACTTTTACCTGGACCACAGGGATTGGTATTCTGCCAATGACGATTGTTATGGTGACCATGGGGAACAATTTCAGTGCCTTACCCTGGTGGATATGGCTCGTTGTGTTACTGACATTTTTGGCACTTTCTTATGCGATTAAATATGTCCATAAAAGATACGCCGGACGGCCATAATGGTCTTGACGGTTATTGATAAATCGTACATCAGGCAGAAAATCACTAACTCATACCGGAGGAGAAGCACATGGCAAAAGAAAAACAATCAATTGAAGAAAAATCGATCTGGAGTGATGCCAAACAGATGTTGCACAAGGCCGAAAGAGATGGCGTTGAAACCGCCTGGGATCGCCTTGAACAGCAATCTCCGCACTGTACTTTCTGTGAAAGCGGCCTCTCCTGCCGAAACTGTACTATGGGCCCATGCCGCCTAAGCAAGAAGGCCCCGCTGGGTGTTTGCGGTGCTAATGCCGATGTAATTGTTGCTCGAAATTTCGGCCGCTTCGTGGCCGGGGGCTCAGCAGGCCATTCCGACCATGGCCGCGACTGCATTGAGGCTCTTCATGCTGTGGCCCACGGCTTGACAAACGATTACACTATCAAAGATGAGGCTAAACTGCTGCGGATTGCCAATGAATTGGGAATTGCTACCGAAAATCGTCCTTTGCTTGAGGTTGCTAAGGATTTATGCGATGAGTTTTACTCTAATTACGGCAGCCTCAGAGAAGAACTCTCTTTTTTATGCCGAGTTCCTGAAAAACGTAAACAGATTTGGAGGAACCTCGGCATCACTCCTCGGGGCGTTGACCGTGAAATTGCTGAAATGATGCACCGCACCCATATGGGATGTGACAATGACGCTGCCAATACTATGCTCCACAGTGCCCGAACCTGCCTGGCTGATGGCTGGGCCGGGTCAATGATCGCCACCGAGATTTCCGATATACTGTTCGGCACCCCAAGCCCCAGAAAATCAATGGCGAACCTTGGTGTCATCAAAGAAGATCAGGTCAATATTCTGGTGCATGGCCATAACCCGATAGTTTCCGAGAAAATTGTCGAGGCGGTCAACGACCCTGAGTTTATCGCCCTTGCCAAGGAAAAAGGTGCTACAGGCGTTAACTTGGCCGGACTTTGCTGCACAGGAAACGAACTGATGATGCGCCAAGGTATTCCCATGGCCGGCAACCACCTGATGACCGAACTCGCTATAATAACCGGCGCGGTAGAGCTGATCGTTGTGGATTACCAGTGCATTATGCCCAGTATGGTTACTGTGGGAGACTGCTATCACACCAAAATGGTTACCACTGCTGACAAGGCTAAATTCACCGGTGCCGAGCATGTTAAATTTGAGATGCATAATGGCAAGGAACAGGCCCGTAAGGTCGTTCGCATGGCCATTGAGCGTTTTCCTCTGCGCAACAAAAATCGGGTTGAAATCCCCCAAGGCCCGGTGGAACTGATCACCGGCTTTTCCAATGAAACCCTGCTTGCCGCGCTAGGCGGCACTTTGACACCGTTAATCGAGGCAATCAAGGCTGGTAAAGTCAGGGGTGCAGTGGCCATTGTCGGCTGCAATAACCCTAAGTACAAACAGGATTACTGCAATGTAAATCTGACGAAAGAGCTCATCAAAAAAGATATCCTGGTTCTGGTCACCGGCTGCGTTACCACCGCAACCGGCAAGGCAGGACTCCTGGTACCAGAGGGCATAGAGATGGCTGGGCCTGGCCTCAAGGAGATCTGCGGCGCCCTTGGCATTCCACCGGTTCTTCATATGGGCAGTTGCGTTGACAATGCCCGCATTTTGCAGCTTGCCGCCCTTTTGGCCAATGAGCTTGGAACTGATATTTCCGACCTGCCGCTGGCCGGTTCCTCCCCTGAATGGTATTCAGAAAAAGCCGCTGCCATCGGTACTTACTGCGTTGCCTCAGGCATCTACACCCACCTTGGCCACCCTCCGAATATCACCGGTTCTGAACTGGTCACCAACCTGGCAGTTGAGGGTCTCGACAATCTACTTGGTGCCTGCTTCGGCATTGAACCGGACCCCTTCAAGGCTGCCGAACTTATTGACCAACGAATTAAACAAAAGCGCAGGGCTCTCGGACTTGCGGAGTAATCCCGACGATAAACAGGCGGATTTAGGGGAGTTTTCTTGTCAGGCGAAAATGGAAATCCTTAAACTTTCATGCTGTGAAAGCCAGGTTTGAACAATATTCTTCATCTCTGGGTAATCGTTATCCACTTAACAGCAGTCATCCAACCGGCACATCACCGCAAAAAAACAAATAAGCTCATGCCTACAGCAACTTACGCACAGACAACTCCTTGGCACAGCTCTTGTACTATGAATTAGGCAAAACAGAGATAGAGAGAGAGAGACAACTTCATTTAGAATATTTTTTTCAATCTGCCCCTCCCCCGGTTCTGCTCTGTCAGCTTCATCGACAGGGCGGAACTGTTTTGTGAAATGAAACTTGAATTGAGGAGTCTGCAATGTGGAATAATGGTTTTTGTGATTTCGGCCCTATGTTCGGCTCAGGACATTGGTTTGGCGGTTGGCTCTTCCCGATCCTGTTCTGGGGCATTATTCTTTGGGTCATAGTGACCTTATTCCAAAAAATATTTACCGCTAACAAAGACACGAGCAATGAAACCGAACTTGATTTAATGTAAAATATATTGCTTGGCCCTTGAATAAGTCCAAGTAACCGTGTATTTTGCAGCCGATTTCTTTGCATTAATTTCCGGCTGTCATCCTTCCCAACCAAAAAGTTCACACCGCCGCCTCGCTGCTGTTACACTGCTGCCGGACAATTTTTGTTTTGTTACCAATTTAAATCAGTCATTACAAATGAGCCATATTAAAGAACATGTTGACCTGTGCAGGACTTTTGGCATCATCAGCCATCCTGACGCCGGTAAAACAACGTTAACCGAAAAGCTATTACTTTATGGCGGCGCTATCCAGATGGCCGGGGCAGTAAAATCAAGAAAAGCCGCACGTAAAGCAACCTCTGACTGGATGGCCGTTGAACAGGAACGAGGAATTTCGGTTACGACTTCAGTAATGAAATTTCAATACAACGGTTATGAGATTAATCTTCTCGACACTCCCGGCCACCAAGATTTCTCCGAAGACACCTATCGCGTTCTCACTGCAGTTGATAGTGCCCTGATGGTCATTGACAGCGCCAAGGGCGTCGAGGCGCAAACCGAAAGATTGATGGAAGTTTGCCGCATGCGCAATACACCTATCATCACCTTCATCAATAAATTGGACAGAGATGGAATGTCGCCCTTGGAGATTCTGGGAGACATTGAAGATAAACTCCAGGTCGAATGCGCGCCATTATCATGGCCCATCGGCATGGGCAAAACCTTTAAAGGGGTCTACAACCTTTACAAAAAAGAGCTGCACCTTTTTACACCCAGCCAGGAAACTGCCTCACAAAAAGGTATTACCATTGCCGACCTTCAAGATCCTCGCCTTGACGAACTCCTCGGCCATCAAGCAGACGAGCTGCGCAGTGACATTGATCTTCTTGAAGGCGCTGCCAACCCCTTTGATTACGACCATTATTTAAAAGCCAACCAGACCCCTGTTTTTTTTGGCAGTGCGGTCAACAATTTCGGCGTTAAAGAACTGCTCAACGCCTTTGTTGAGAATGCACCGGCACCTCGACCCAGTAAAACCTCGACCCGGGATGTTTCACCCTACGAAGAGTCCTTCTCAGGCTTTGTCTTCAAGATTCAGGCAAATATGAACCCGGCGCATCGGGATCGTCTCGCTTTTTTGCGCATATGTTCCGGAAAATTTCAACGCGGCATGAAGGTTATTCACCACCGCATTGGCAAAGAAGTTACCATAGCCAACGCCACCATCTTTCTTGCCCAGGGCCGGACAAATATCGAAGAGGCCTATCCCGGTGATATTATCGGAATACATAATCATGGGACGATTAAAATTGGTGATACATTTACCTCAAAAGAAGTTCTCAAGTTTACTGGTATTCCGAACTTTGCCCCTGAACTCTTCAGACGAGTGGTTCTTAAAAACCCCCTTAAATTAAAACAGCTTCAAAAAGGGCTTGTACAGCTTGCCGAAGAAGGTGCTGTTCAGGTTTTCAAGCCCCAGCTTGGCAGCAATTATATTTTAGGGGCTGTTGGCGAACTTCAGTTTGAAGTTACCATGGCTAGATTGAAAGCTGAGTATAATGTCGATGCTGTTTATGAATCGGTGGAACTCGCTGATGCCAGATGGATTGATTGCACTGATCGAAAAAAACTAGCTGAGTTTTCCAGCAGAAATCAGATGAGTCTTTACGAAGATGCCGAAGGCTTTCTCACCTATCTCGCCCAAAGCCAGTGGCACCTAAACTATGTCATGGAACAGTGGCCGGAGATTGAGTTTACCAAAACCAGAGAACATATTTAACAATACAACTAATCAAGGAGCTAACTTGGCTAAAACTAACTATTCATTTGAAAAGCGTCAGAAGGAAATAGCAAAGAAAAAGAAGAAAGAAGAGAAAAGACTGCGCAAATTAGCTAAAAACAACTCTACTGAAGAAGGAGTTGACCTCAATAGCCATGAAGAAGAGTAGCATAGTTCCCACAACTGCTACTCTGGCTTGCCGTACGACATCGCCTGCCCCTGCCAGTTTGTTTTGATAATGGCCTTCGCAGTGACCATACAGACTCGTCACGGTATACACCGCACAAAGCCCCGATTTAATTACTATTCTAAATCCACGCCCGAACAGTATCGTACCGCCCCCACCCAGGAAAAATTCAGCTTCCACTCAAAGACTATTTACATCAAATAAATTGATGTTAAGATTTGCTATTATGATACTATGAATTAAGTCATCAACCACCTCACAGCAGCTATTTTTCACCTCATACACAGGAGAGGCTTATGGAGACCATATCGGCAATCATATCAAGGCGGGCAATAAAACATTATGACCCAAATCATGAAATGCCTGGCCAAAGGGAGGTCAACTGCCGTTAGATGAAGTTGTCCTTTCCGATAAATTTTAACGGTTCGAACTCCTACCCCTCAATCTGCGTTTTTTTATTATGAAAAAAACAACCCGTCGATACTTTCTAAAAGCATCTGCCTTGTCTGCCGCCAGTATGGTTGCAGGATGTGCAGTTAATCCAGTCACCGGAGAGTCTCAGCTAATGCTTCTTTCTGAAAATCAGGAGATTGCCATCGACCACCAGAACAACCCCCACCAGTTTTCTTCTGACTATGGGCTGGTTCAGGATCCTGCCCTCAACGCCTATCTTGACAGAACAGGCAGGCGCATTGCCTCCTTCACACATCGGCCGCAACTGCCATACTCATTCAACTGCGTCAATGCTGTGTACGTGAATGCCTATGCCTTTCCAGGAGGAACAATTGGCGTTACCAGGGGAATTTTACTTGCTATGACCAATGAGGCCGAATTAGCCGCCCTTTTAGGGCATGAACTTGGCCATATCAACGCACGCCATACTGCACAACAGATGTCGAAGAGTACACTTGTTCAGGCGCTGTCCAGCGGCCTGACAGCCCTGGCTGGAGCACAGAGCCAGGCCTATGGCCAGCTCGCCTCCCAGGTCAGCACTCTTGGTGCCGGGGCGCTGCTGGCCTCGTACAGTCGGGAAAATGAACGTGAGGCAGACAGTCTCAGTATGGAATATATGGTTCGGGCTGGATATAACCCGGCAGGAGTCCTGGAACTGATGGGAATGCTCACCAGGATGTCCCAGCATCAACCTTCTGCCCTCGAAATGATGTTTGCGACCCACCCGATGAGTTCTGAACGCTACGGCGATGCCCAAAGTAATCTGCAGAATCGTTACGCTCACGCCCAGGATCTCCCCTTTTTTGGCGAACGATATATGGACAACACTGCCAGTTTACGGGCCAAAAAAGTAGCGATCATTGCCACGCAGGATGCCGAAAAGGCCTTAGCAAAAAAGAATATCAGCGAGGCCGAAACACTGCTAAAAACGGCCCTCGCCTCTTCCCCCAACGATTATACTGCGTTATGCCTCATGACGA is a window encoding:
- a CDS encoding M48 family metalloprotease, with protein sequence MKKTTRRYFLKASALSAASMVAGCAVNPVTGESQLMLLSENQEIAIDHQNNPHQFSSDYGLVQDPALNAYLDRTGRRIASFTHRPQLPYSFNCVNAVYVNAYAFPGGTIGVTRGILLAMTNEAELAALLGHELGHINARHTAQQMSKSTLVQALSSGLTALAGAQSQAYGQLASQVSTLGAGALLASYSRENEREADSLSMEYMVRAGYNPAGVLELMGMLTRMSQHQPSALEMMFATHPMSSERYGDAQSNLQNRYAHAQDLPFFGERYMDNTASLRAKKVAIIATQDAEKALAKKNISEAETLLKTALASSPNDYTALCLMTKLQLINNNDAQALSFGQRAIKSYPQEAQGYFFAGLANIRMKRYQAALSNFQQNLQLLPGNPNTNFYLGLSFEGLQKTQQAAQQYITYLQSVRQGDNAQHAYQQLSKWGYVTN
- a CDS encoding TVP38/TMEM64 family protein, which translates into the protein MPDVNTKKNYWPIYVVLTLIIGGIILCTSLIDICPLLEVVLPSLKINKSTIVTFIRSLGGWGPVGSIGLMIMHSFVPFPSELLTIANGMIFGPLWGVIITWIGSMLAAYASFGLTRLYGRPFVAKRIKPSQLEKLDTLVSNQGAVSLLIGRLIPLISFNLINYGAGLTKISWWTFTWTTGIGILPMTIVMVTMGNNFSALPWWIWLVVLLTFLALSYAIKYVHKRYAGRP
- the cooS gene encoding anaerobic carbon-monoxide dehydrogenase catalytic subunit — translated: MAKEKQSIEEKSIWSDAKQMLHKAERDGVETAWDRLEQQSPHCTFCESGLSCRNCTMGPCRLSKKAPLGVCGANADVIVARNFGRFVAGGSAGHSDHGRDCIEALHAVAHGLTNDYTIKDEAKLLRIANELGIATENRPLLEVAKDLCDEFYSNYGSLREELSFLCRVPEKRKQIWRNLGITPRGVDREIAEMMHRTHMGCDNDAANTMLHSARTCLADGWAGSMIATEISDILFGTPSPRKSMANLGVIKEDQVNILVHGHNPIVSEKIVEAVNDPEFIALAKEKGATGVNLAGLCCTGNELMMRQGIPMAGNHLMTELAIITGAVELIVVDYQCIMPSMVTVGDCYHTKMVTTADKAKFTGAEHVKFEMHNGKEQARKVVRMAIERFPLRNKNRVEIPQGPVELITGFSNETLLAALGGTLTPLIEAIKAGKVRGAVAIVGCNNPKYKQDYCNVNLTKELIKKDILVLVTGCVTTATGKAGLLVPEGIEMAGPGLKEICGALGIPPVLHMGSCVDNARILQLAALLANELGTDISDLPLAGSSPEWYSEKAAAIGTYCVASGIYTHLGHPPNITGSELVTNLAVEGLDNLLGACFGIEPDPFKAAELIDQRIKQKRRALGLAE
- a CDS encoding peptide chain release factor 3, with amino-acid sequence MSHIKEHVDLCRTFGIISHPDAGKTTLTEKLLLYGGAIQMAGAVKSRKAARKATSDWMAVEQERGISVTTSVMKFQYNGYEINLLDTPGHQDFSEDTYRVLTAVDSALMVIDSAKGVEAQTERLMEVCRMRNTPIITFINKLDRDGMSPLEILGDIEDKLQVECAPLSWPIGMGKTFKGVYNLYKKELHLFTPSQETASQKGITIADLQDPRLDELLGHQADELRSDIDLLEGAANPFDYDHYLKANQTPVFFGSAVNNFGVKELLNAFVENAPAPRPSKTSTRDVSPYEESFSGFVFKIQANMNPAHRDRLAFLRICSGKFQRGMKVIHHRIGKEVTIANATIFLAQGRTNIEEAYPGDIIGIHNHGTIKIGDTFTSKEVLKFTGIPNFAPELFRRVVLKNPLKLKQLQKGLVQLAEEGAVQVFKPQLGSNYILGAVGELQFEVTMARLKAEYNVDAVYESVELADARWIDCTDRKKLAEFSSRNQMSLYEDAEGFLTYLAQSQWHLNYVMEQWPEIEFTKTREHI